The Lysobacter enzymogenes DNA segment AACGAGAACGCGGCGGCGCCGAAGATCATCAACAGGATCAGGGTAGGCATGGCGTGTTCTTGGCGGCGGGATCGGCGCAACGCAAGGGGGCGGGCGCCCCGGTCGATGCGGTCAGCCCGGCGGCGGTCCCAGTTTCAGCGAAAGATCGATGGCGCGCACATGCTTGGTCAGCGCGCCGATAGAGATGCAGTCCACGCCGTCTTCGGCGATCGCGCGCAGGCCGTCGAGATCGACGCCGCCGGAGACCTCCAGCGGAATGCGTCCGTCGAACGGCGCCGCGCGCGCGATCCGCACCGCCTCGCGGCGGGTGGCGGCGTCGAAGTCGTCGATCAGGATGCGGTCGCAGCCCTCGGTCAGCGCCTCGCGCAACTGGTCCAGCGTCTCGACCTCGACGATCAGCGGCAGCCCGGGATGGCGTTCGCGCGCGTGGCGGATCGCCGCGACCAGCGAGCCGGCGGCGCGGATATGGTTTTCCTTGAGCATCACCGCATCGAACAGGCCGATGCGGTGGTTGACCCCGCCGCCGCAGCGCACCGCGTACTTCTGCGCCAGGCGCAGGCCGGGCAGGGTCTTGCGGGTGTCGAGGATGCGGGTGCCGGTGCCGGCCACCGCGGCCACGTACTGGGCGGTGACGGTGGCGGTGCCGGACAGGGTCTGCAGGAAGTTCAGCGAGGCGCGCTCGGCGCTGACCAGGGCGCGCGAACGGCCGCGCAGGGTCGCCAGCACCGTGCCCTTGGCGACGCGGTCGCCCTCGGCGACTTTCCAGTCGATCTCGACCTGCGGGTCGAGCGCGCGGTGGCAGGCGTCGAACCACGGCCGGCCGCAGATCACCGCGTCTTCCTTGCACAACAAGTAAGCGATGTCGGCGCTGTCGGGCAGCAGTTCGGCAGTGACGTCGCCGCCGCCGAGGTCTTCGGCCAGGGCATCGGCGACGTCGGCTTCGATCTCGGTCGCCGGCGGCGGGGTCAGGTCGCGGGCGGCGGCGTTCATGCGGCGGGGAAACCCTCGACCTGGGCGGTGGCCAGGGCGTTGTCGGCGTCCAGCAGGGCGATGCCGTCGTCGACGATGTAGACGGTCTTGCGGTCGCGGGTCACCAGCGCCTCGCGCAGCGCCTGGGTCTGGGCGTCGCCGCCGCCGCGGACCACGCCGCCGGCGGCGATGGCGGCGTTGAGCGCCTGCAGGCCGCGGCCGTCCAGCGGCAGCAGCGGTTGGCGGGTGGTCGGGCAGACGAGCAGGTCGAGCAGTTTGCGATCCATACGGTTTGATGCCGGTACGACGGGACAGGGCGTTAGAATACGTCTTTGCGCCAAGGCACGTCCCATGTCCCCAGCCTCGTCCGATCCAAGCCCCTCGTCCGCCGCCGCCGGTCCCGCCCCGCTCGTGGGCATCGTCATG contains these protein-coding regions:
- a CDS encoding Trm112 family protein, yielding MDRKLLDLLVCPTTRQPLLPLDGRGLQALNAAIAAGGVVRGGGDAQTQALREALVTRDRKTVYIVDDGIALLDADNALATAQVEGFPAA
- the nadC gene encoding carboxylating nicotinate-nucleotide diphosphorylase; this encodes MNAAARDLTPPPATEIEADVADALAEDLGGGDVTAELLPDSADIAYLLCKEDAVICGRPWFDACHRALDPQVEIDWKVAEGDRVAKGTVLATLRGRSRALVSAERASLNFLQTLSGTATVTAQYVAAVAGTGTRILDTRKTLPGLRLAQKYAVRCGGGVNHRIGLFDAVMLKENHIRAAGSLVAAIRHARERHPGLPLIVEVETLDQLREALTEGCDRILIDDFDAATRREAVRIARAAPFDGRIPLEVSGGVDLDGLRAIAEDGVDCISIGALTKHVRAIDLSLKLGPPPG